GCTCAGATCCTTGAGTATCGCTTCCCCGTCTTTGTAGGAAAACTGCACATTTTCAAAGGCAATATCCCCGCGTATGGAACCTTCAACGGAATGGGTTCCCGTATTGGGGATGTGTTCGTCCGTATCCAGGAGCTTAAAGACCCGCTCCCCCCCGGCCATGGCGGACTGGAGGAGGGTATACTTTTCCGAAATATCCATCACCGGGGCGTAGAACATGGCCACCAGATTGATAAACGCAATGAGCACCCCCAGGGAAAGGGAAAGGTTAAAGACCATGTTGGCGCCAACCACGATCACCGCCGCTGTCGTAAGGGTGGAGAGGAATTCTACCAGGGGCCTGAAGGTAGCAAAAACGTACATTTCTCCCAGGTTGGCGTCCAGGAGTTCCTTATTCCGTTCCGCAAATTCCCTGCCGCTTTTTTTTCCGCCCCGGAAAAGCTGCACCACCTGGATTCCGGAGATACGCTCCGAAAGGTAGGAGTTTACCCGGGAAGATGCGACCCGCTGCTGCCGGAAGGCGTCCCTGGCCTTTAGGCGGCTCACCGCGGTGATCCCCAGTACCGGGGGCAGGAGCAGAAGAACCACCAGGGCCAGTTTGGGGGAAAGCATAATAAGGACCGCCAGTACCCCAATCATTACAGAAAGGTCCTTGAGGAAGGCCACGAGGACGGTGGTAAAAAATTCGTTCAGGGTTTCCACATCCCCGGTAAGCCGGGTAACGATCCTGCCCACCGGATGCCGGGACAGAAACGCGGTGGACTGGGAGGCGGTTTTTTTAAACAGCGCCAGCCGCATTTCCTTCATGGCCCGCTGTCCTATGAGGGAGGTAGTCCAGGTTTGGAAAAATGTACAGACAAAGACCAGGGTAAGGATGATAAACATCTCCGTTACCGTAAGGAGTATGCGGGAAAAGTCCCTGCTCCGCACTGCCCGGATTTGGTCAACCGGCAGGGCGTAGAGGTCGGCGGTTCTTATGGCCGCAGTTTCAGCGCCGGCGGGTGTTTTGCCCCGGAGGAAAAGTTCACCCCGGCTTTCCATTACCGCCATGGCGGGATCATCCGGCTTCAGGGTAAAGGCATACCACTGGCCGCTGTCCAGGATACCCGCAGACCGCAGTTCCCCCTCCGCCGCGGCGGTGATGCTTCGGGACGGACCGGCAAGGAAAGACCGGCCCTGGGGTATAAAGAGATTTGTCCCAACCGCAATACTGCGCTTAGTATTATTGAGCTGCTCCAAGGATCTTTGCGCCTCCGGAGAGAGACCGCTGTTTCCGTCTTGGCGAAGGAGGAGGGACCGGGCCAGGATTGAATCGTCTATGAGCCGCTGCTGGATAACGGGGATGCCCAATTCGCCCAGGGTAGAAAGGGCCAGGGTAAAAAGCATGGCGAAGCTCAAAAGACGGTAGGGTTTTATGTAGCCCATGATGCGCCGGACCAGGCCGCTGTCGTAGCCCTTCACCACATCTTCGCTTTCAAAATAATCAGCCATGGCCCTCTCCCTGCTCCAGCCGCTGCAGCTCCGCCATCTTCGCGTAGAAGCCGCCCTTTTCAAGCAGCTCCCGGGGGGAACCGCTTTCTACAATCCGGCCCTGTTCCAGTACCAGCACAATATCTGTGTAGGCAAGGGTGGAGACCCGGTGGGAAACTATCACCGCAGTAGAACCACGGCTTCCTTGGATTTTCCGTTCCCGTTGCTCCAGAAGACCCCGGAGTATCCGCTTTTCCGTTTCCGCGTCCACCGCGGAAAGAGAATCGTCCAGAACAAGGATTTCGGCGTCCATAATTAAAGAACGGGAAATGGCGGTCCGCTGTTTTTGCCCACCCGAAAGGGTAAGCCCCCGCTCACCGATGGTGGTTTCCCATCCCTGGGCAAAGCCCGCCAGGTCCCGGTCCAGGGCGGCCAGTTCTGCGCTTTCCCTGATACGGGATTCGTCGGCTTCCTCAAGGCCGTAAGCAATGTTACGGCCTATGGAATCCGAAAAGAGGTAGCTGTCCTGGGGGGTCACCGCGAAAAGGGCGCGCAGTTCCTCCAGGTCCCATTCCCGCACATCCACGCCGCGCACAAATACTGCACCGGGCGGGGGATCCACCATACGGGTCATGGTTTTGAGCAGCGTGGTCTTTCCCGAACCGGTACGGCCCAGGATGCCCACCCAGCTGTTCCGGCCTATGTTCAGGGTGATATCCTCCAGAACATTCGCATCGCCGTAGGCAAAATTCAGGTTCCGTATTTCAATTTCGTTTACCCCAAGCCCCGGTTCCGGCCGCCTCACCACCGCGGGGGAAACGATGGAGGGTTTCGTCTCCAGTACGGAGTTCACCCGGCCCAGACTCACGGCGCCCCGCTGTATCATATTTACCATGAACCCCGCGCCCATTAGGGGCCAGATAAGCATTTGAAAATAGCTGAACAGGGCCACCAGTTCCCCGGGGCTCATAAGACCCTCCACCACCCGGCGGCCCCCCACCAGGAGGAGGATCAGGGAGGTGAGTCCCGAAAGGAAGGTGATGAGAGGAAAAAATAACCCGAAGGTCTTGACCAGGACCATATTGGCGTCCCGGTAATCGTCATTGGTGTCCGCAAATTTTTTGATGAACCACCATTCCTTCACAAAGGATTTGATAACCCTGATACCGGCAAAGGTCTCCTGGACCGTATCGCTCATGGCGGAGTAGGTTTCCTGCGCCCTCTGGAACTGCTTTCCCACCCTATGCCCAAAGAGGAGTATCAGTACCGTAACAGGAAGCAGGGGAATTACCGCGAAGGCTGCGGTCCGGGCATCCTGGATAAAGATAATAATCAGGATTGCTGTGGCAAGAACCGTACCGTCCACCAGGGCCACGAGTCCCATGCCGATAGCCGTCCGTACCGCCCCTACATCACTGGTGGATTTTGCCATGAGATCCCCGATTTTGTTTTCCTGGTAAAAATCGTAGGACAGAATAAGGAGATGATCGAAGAGCCTGCCCCGCAGTTCCGTCTCTATGCGCCGGGAGGAACCATGGATAAAATAACGCCAGAGGAAACGCCCCCCGCAGACAAGGAACATACTCCCGACCATACCGAGACAGAGAAG
The window above is part of the Treponema primitia ZAS-1 genome. Proteins encoded here:
- a CDS encoding ABC transporter ATP-binding protein, with protein sequence MADYFESEDVVKGYDSGLVRRIMGYIKPYRLLSFAMLFTLALSTLGELGIPVIQQRLIDDSILARSLLLRQDGNSGLSPEAQRSLEQLNNTKRSIAVGTNLFIPQGRSFLAGPSRSITAAAEGELRSAGILDSGQWYAFTLKPDDPAMAVMESRGELFLRGKTPAGAETAAIRTADLYALPVDQIRAVRSRDFSRILLTVTEMFIILTLVFVCTFFQTWTTSLIGQRAMKEMRLALFKKTASQSTAFLSRHPVGRIVTRLTGDVETLNEFFTTVLVAFLKDLSVMIGVLAVLIMLSPKLALVVLLLLPPVLGITAVSRLKARDAFRQQRVASSRVNSYLSERISGIQVVQLFRGGKKSGREFAERNKELLDANLGEMYVFATFRPLVEFLSTLTTAAVIVVGANMVFNLSLSLGVLIAFINLVAMFYAPVMDISEKYTLLQSAMAGGERVFKLLDTDEHIPNTGTHSVEGSIRGDIAFENVQFSYKDGEAILKDLSFTVKAGEMIAIVGYTGAGKTTITNVLARLWDINSGRITLDGIPITDIPLGELRRSVLPVLQDVFLFSGAVADNIRLGLPLTDEQVEEAAKAVHAHEFISRLSEGYQTKLSEGAANISSGQRQLISFARVIAHNPAVVILDEATSSVDTETEHLIQLGLQRVLANRTSIVIAHRLSTIRHANRILVLSGGRLVEQGTHRELIAQNGLYAGLYRLQYEGD
- a CDS encoding ABC transporter ATP-binding protein is translated as MKMTAIPKNRTSLWEYKTILPYLARYRRQYILGFLCLLLVDAAQVLIPQLMRQAVDLISLGSLAATGSIAGAGSSNAVGNHIFLLCLGMVGSMFLVCGGRFLWRYFIHGSSRRIETELRGRLFDHLLILSYDFYQENKIGDLMAKSTSDVGAVRTAIGMGLVALVDGTVLATAILIIIFIQDARTAAFAVIPLLPVTVLILLFGHRVGKQFQRAQETYSAMSDTVQETFAGIRVIKSFVKEWWFIKKFADTNDDYRDANMVLVKTFGLFFPLITFLSGLTSLILLLVGGRRVVEGLMSPGELVALFSYFQMLIWPLMGAGFMVNMIQRGAVSLGRVNSVLETKPSIVSPAVVRRPEPGLGVNEIEIRNLNFAYGDANVLEDITLNIGRNSWVGILGRTGSGKTTLLKTMTRMVDPPPGAVFVRGVDVREWDLEELRALFAVTPQDSYLFSDSIGRNIAYGLEEADESRIRESAELAALDRDLAGFAQGWETTIGERGLTLSGGQKQRTAISRSLIMDAEILVLDDSLSAVDAETEKRILRGLLEQRERKIQGSRGSTAVIVSHRVSTLAYTDIVLVLEQGRIVESGSPRELLEKGGFYAKMAELQRLEQGEGHG